A window of the Hevea brasiliensis isolate MT/VB/25A 57/8 chromosome 6, ASM3005281v1, whole genome shotgun sequence genome harbors these coding sequences:
- the LOC110642409 gene encoding protein ENHANCED DISEASE RESISTANCE 2 isoform X2 gives MASLGDKSECEWIERIKSEGAVPLLEPDNCQNGWASPPGDKFMVRGPDYLTTNVKIPAEECLLKPLGFDWIKGSTKIGEILKNPNSRIRKVIDDEFPTGDKPFVWAFNLQAPGKDNYSVVAYFVATEPIPEGSLMDQLLRGDDGFRNSRLKLIANIVNGPWIVRTAVGEQAVCIIGRALTCRYCVAENFFEVDVDIGSSVVASAIVHLAFGYITMLTVDLAFLIEGQTELELPERLLGAVRFSELNPASAHSFEPSSYGSADSLQSSFSTLFWKSIGQGFSQFLNPGAQEGVSTTGLAHVNGTSNHEDCSDDTKK, from the exons ATGGCCAGCCTTGGTGACAAAAGTGAGTGTGAATGGATAGAGAGAATCAAATCAGAGGGGGCTGTTCCACTACTTGAACCAGATAATTGTCAAAACGGTTGGGCTTCCCCACCTGGAGACAAATTCATGGTAAGAGGTCCAGATTACCTGACAACCAACGTTAAAATTCCTGCTGAAGAATGCCTTCTAAAGCCTCTTGGATTTGACTGGATTAAAGGTTCTACCAAGATTGGGGAGATTTTGAAAAATCCAAATAGCCGCATAAGGAAGGTTATTGATGATGAGTTTCCAACTGGTGATAAGCCTTTTGTTTGGGCATTTAATCTACAAGCACCTGGCAAGGATAATTATAGTGTCGTGGCCTATTTTGTTGCAACAGAACCAATTCCAGAGGGATCCTTGATGGACCAGTTGTTGAGAGGGGATGATGGGTTCAGAAATTCAAGGCTCAAACTGATTGCCAACATTGTCAACGGCCCCTGGATTGTAAGAACGGCAGTTGGGGAGCAGGCTGTATGCATAATTGGACGTGCCCTTACCTGTAGATACTGTGTAGCTGAGAATTTTTTTGAAGTAGATGTGGATATTGGATCTTCTGTGGTTGCAAGTGCAATTGTTCATCTTGCATTTGGTTACATCACAATGCTGACTGTCGACTTGGCTTTTCTCATTGAGGGTCAGACTGAGTTGGAGCTTCCAGAACGACTCTTAGGTGCTGTCAGGTTCTCTGAGCTAAACCCTGCTTCTGCTCACTCATTTGAACCATCGTCATATGGAAGTGCTGATAGTTTGCAGTCATCATTTTCAACACTTTTCTGGAAATCTATTGGCCAGGGgttttctcaatttcttaatCCAGGTGCTCAAGAGGGTGTTTCTACCACTGGCTTGGCCCATGTTAATGGAACTTCCAATCATGAAGACTGTAGTGATGATACAAAGAAATG A
- the LOC110642409 gene encoding protein ENHANCED DISEASE RESISTANCE 2 isoform X1: MASLGDKSECEWIERIKSEGAVPLLEPDNCQNGWASPPGDKFMVRGPDYLTTNVKIPAEECLLKPLGFDWIKGSTKIGEILKNPNSRIRKVIDDEFPTGDKPFVWAFNLQAPGKDNYSVVAYFVATEPIPEGSLMDQLLRGDDGFRNSRLKLIANIVNGPWIVRTAVGEQAVCIIGRALTCRYCVAENFFEVDVDIGSSVVASAIVHLAFGYITMLTVDLAFLIEGQTELELPERLLGAVRFSELNPASAHSFEPSSYGSADSLQSSFSTLFWKSIGQGFSQFLNPGAQEGVSTTGLAHVNGTSNHEDCSDDTKKWSEL, translated from the coding sequence ATGGCCAGCCTTGGTGACAAAAGTGAGTGTGAATGGATAGAGAGAATCAAATCAGAGGGGGCTGTTCCACTACTTGAACCAGATAATTGTCAAAACGGTTGGGCTTCCCCACCTGGAGACAAATTCATGGTAAGAGGTCCAGATTACCTGACAACCAACGTTAAAATTCCTGCTGAAGAATGCCTTCTAAAGCCTCTTGGATTTGACTGGATTAAAGGTTCTACCAAGATTGGGGAGATTTTGAAAAATCCAAATAGCCGCATAAGGAAGGTTATTGATGATGAGTTTCCAACTGGTGATAAGCCTTTTGTTTGGGCATTTAATCTACAAGCACCTGGCAAGGATAATTATAGTGTCGTGGCCTATTTTGTTGCAACAGAACCAATTCCAGAGGGATCCTTGATGGACCAGTTGTTGAGAGGGGATGATGGGTTCAGAAATTCAAGGCTCAAACTGATTGCCAACATTGTCAACGGCCCCTGGATTGTAAGAACGGCAGTTGGGGAGCAGGCTGTATGCATAATTGGACGTGCCCTTACCTGTAGATACTGTGTAGCTGAGAATTTTTTTGAAGTAGATGTGGATATTGGATCTTCTGTGGTTGCAAGTGCAATTGTTCATCTTGCATTTGGTTACATCACAATGCTGACTGTCGACTTGGCTTTTCTCATTGAGGGTCAGACTGAGTTGGAGCTTCCAGAACGACTCTTAGGTGCTGTCAGGTTCTCTGAGCTAAACCCTGCTTCTGCTCACTCATTTGAACCATCGTCATATGGAAGTGCTGATAGTTTGCAGTCATCATTTTCAACACTTTTCTGGAAATCTATTGGCCAGGGgttttctcaatttcttaatCCAGGTGCTCAAGAGGGTGTTTCTACCACTGGCTTGGCCCATGTTAATGGAACTTCCAATCATGAAGACTGTAGTGATGATACAAAGAAATGGTCAGAATTGTGA
- the LOC110642408 gene encoding RHOMBOID-like protein 13, with product MGKPLFYEILEKPATSSIIGICSAIWFYIQKKNIGYSHVGLSYETAIEGHHWRIITSAFSHISVLHLVFNMSALWSLGVVEQLGHIGLGVAYYLQYTLVLVVFSGLLVLGMYHILIQRFKVDYFRRVTAVGYSCVVFGWMTILSVKQPSSKLDLFGFLSLPISFAPFESLIFTSIIVPQASFLGHLSGIIVGYATAWGLIHGMNNFWAISMLGWIVVIFVFSLKQSGAYNFNFLDIESVADPSFPSVRFLGNGRTLQMSALPLEGVEVV from the coding sequence ATGGGAAAGCCATTGTTTTATGAGATCTTGGAAAAACCAGCTACTAGTAGTATAATAGGGATATGCAGTGCCATATGGTTTTATATACAGAAGAAAAACATTGGGTACTCACATGTGGGCTTAAGTTATGAAACTGCCATTGAAGGGCACCATTGGAGGATAATTACTTCAGCTTTTTCACATATTAGTGTTCTACATCTTGTTTTCAATATGAGTGCATTGTGGAGTCTTGGTGTAGTAGAACAGTTGGGCCACATCGGCCTTGGTGTGGcatattatcttcaatacactcTTGTGCTAGTCGTCTTTTCTGGGTTGTTGGTATTGGGAATGTACCATATATTGATACAAAGATTTAAGGTAGATTACTTTCGAAGAGTGACAGCTGTTGGGTATTCTTGTGTTGTTTTTGGGTGGATGACAATTCTTTCCGTAAAGCAACCCTCCTCAAAGTTGGATCTCTTTGGGTTTCTCTCACTACCCATAAGTTTTGCACCTTTTGAATCATTAATTTTTACATCAATAATTGTACCACAAGCAAGTTTTCTTGGTCATTTATCAGGAATTATTGTTGGGTATGCTACTGCATGGGGTTTGATTCATGGGATGAACAATTTCTGGGCAATCTCAATGCTGGGATGGATTGTGGTCATTTTTGTATTCAGTTTGAAGCAGTCTGGTGCATATAATTTTAACTTTCTTGATATTGAATCTGTTGCGGATCCTTCATTCCCTTCTGTGCGATTTCTTGGGAATGGTAGAACCTTGCAGATGAGTGCATTACCACTTGAAGGTGTTGAAGTTGTTTAA
- the LOC131169252 gene encoding PRA1 family protein F2-like produces the protein MASNGAIQRPSATTRSASMVDPGEPISSTIGTNWNDFKFAEFKLVCPFKIPSSPEAAILRIIRNLNHFALYYTHFVWIILFISLIPKRKVSLILLVIMTYVGSLFLLLLRAVPSSNIVHKILDKRVVLSVIVVASMVELVLTHAGIHLLVSLAGSLPVVLVHAVLWVREDFSVEEKSSGGVGVGPSGELLPLVQDSSAGV, from the coding sequence ATGGCTAGCAATGGAGCAATTCAGAGGCCAAGCGCCACCACAAGATCTGCCTCGATGGTTGATCCCGGTGAGCCGATATCTTCAACAATCGGAACAAACTGGAACGACTTCAAGTTTGCAGAATTCAAACTGGTATGTCCCTTCAAAATCCCTTCAAGCCCAGAAGCAGCTATTCTAAGAATCATCAGAAACCTGAACCATTTTGCACTATATTACACTCATTTTGTTTGGATTATACTGTTTATTAGCCTAATTCCAAAGAGAAAAGTATCTCTGATATTACTGGTGATCATGACCTATGTGGGATCTCTGTTCCTGTTATTGTTACGTGCGGTACCAAGTTCTAACATTGTTCATAAGATTTTGGACAAAAGAGTGGTGCTTTCTGTGATAGTTGTTGCGTCTATGGTTGAGCTCGTCCTTACCCATGCTGGTATTCATCTTCTTGTATCGTTAGCGGGTTCTTTGCCTGTGGTTTTGGTTCATGCTGTTTTGTGGGTTAGAGAGGATTTCTCTGTTGAGGAGAAGAGCTCTGGTGGTGTTGGTGTTGGTCCTTCAGGGGAGTTGCTTCCTCTTGTGCAGGATTCATCGGCTGGGgtgtga